The Doryrhamphus excisus isolate RoL2022-K1 chromosome 1, RoL_Dexc_1.0, whole genome shotgun sequence genome includes a window with the following:
- the LOC131125828 gene encoding echinoderm microtubule-associated protein-like 6 isoform X8, protein MADKTAPRCQLRLEWVHGYRGHQCRNNLFYTAGKELVYFVAGVGVVYNAREHAQKFYLGHNDDIISLALHPDKVQVATGQVGKEPYICVWDTYAMQTVSILRDVHTHGVACLAFDADGQRLASVGLDAKNTLCVWDWKRGRVLATATGHSDRIFDVAWDLFVSSRLVSCGVKHIKFWTLCGNALTPKRGIFGKTGDLQTILCVATAKEQTTYSGALNGDVYVWRGISLVRTIQAAHGAGIFSMHACEEGFATGGRDGCVRLWDVDFKPITKIDLREAEQGYKGLSIRSVCWKADRILAGTQDSEIFEVMVRERDKPVLLMQGHSEGELWALDLHPKQPVAVTGSDDRSVRLWSLPDRTLLARCNMEESVRSISFNNDGSQLALGMKDGSFTVLRVRDMTEVVHIKDRKEVIHELKFSPDGSFLAVGSNDGVVDIYAVAQRFKKVGECGHSTSFITHLDWSVDSRFLQTNDGAGERLFYRMPGKMLSKEEAKGIHWMTWTGVLGPEVNSIWPKYSNLTNVNSVDANYSSAVLVTGDDLGLVKLFRFPCLKKGAKFKKYIGHSAHVTNVRWSNDLQWVISTGGADHAVFQWRFLPEGVMNGVLEPLLQEGYADSNSGDSDSDVSDVPEIDSDIEQESQHNYERQVYKDDLPQLRRKLIGSLKRQKAPEEGLRLQFVHGYRGFDCRNNLFYSQTGEVVYHVAAVAVVYNRLQHSQRFYQGHDDDILSLTVHPLKDYAATAQVGRDPAIHVWDIPTLKCLSLLKGHHSKGVCALDFTADGKSLVSVGIDEFHSIVIWDWKKGERLAKTRGHKDKVFVVKSNPFRMDKLVTLGMKHIKFWQHSGGGLTFKRGIFGNLGKQETMMSACYGRSEDFVFSGATNGDVYIWRETTLVKTVKAHDGPVFAMCSLDKGFVTGGKDGVVELWDDMFERCLKTYAIKRALLSPSSKGLLLEDNPSIRAITLGHGHILVGTKNGEILEIDKSGPMTLLVQGHMEGEVWGLATHPLLPVCATVGDDKTLRMWELSANHRMVAVRKLKKGGRCCAFSPDGKVLAVGLNDGSFLVVNADTLEDMVTFHHRRELISDIRFSQDAGKYLAVASQDSFVDIYNVLTSKRVGICKGVGSFITHVDWDSRGKLLQINTGNKEQLFFEAPRGRKQNISTAEFDKLDWASWTSVLGPTCEGIWPTYGFVNAASLTKDRKLLATGDDFGYLKLFSFPCRGQFAKFKKYVAHSANVTNVRWANDDATLLSVGGADTALMIWTREPPGHKESKVVDSEESDNDTEEDGGYDSDVAREKAVDYVTKVYSSSIRKMTGTKPHLQHKELPVDERPSVSRATPQPEKLLKNNVTKMKKAVEELQLEHVFGYRGFDCRNNLHYLNDGADIIFHTAAAVVIQNLSSGTQSFYLEHTDDILCLTVNQHPKYQNVIATGQIGFAPSIHVWDAMTKQTLSILRCSHAKGVGYVNFSATGKLLLSVGVEPEHVITVWRWQEGTRITSKGGHPERIFVVEFRPDSDTQFVSVGIKHIKFWTLVGGSLVYKKGVIGSVEDGRTQTMLSVAFGANNLTFTGAINGDVYVWREHFLVRVVAKAHSGPVFTMYTTLRDGLIVTGGKERPTKEGGAVKLWDQEMKRCRAFQLETGQPVENVRSVCRGKGKILVGTKDGEIIEVGEKNAASNTMINGHTQGGIWGLSAHPFKDVFISASDDGTIRIWDLADKKLLNKVTLGHPAKCVSYSPNGEMVSIGMENGEFIILLVNSLSVWSKKRDRSVAIQDVRFSPDNRFLAVGSLESAVDFYDLSLGPSLNRIGYCKDIPGFVIQMDFSADSKHIQVSTSTYTRQVHEVPSGKIVTEPLAIERITWATWTSILGDEVLGIWPRNADKADVNCACVSHAGLNLVTGDDFGLIKLFDFPCSEKFGKHKRYFGHSAHVTNVRFSCDDKFVISAGGSDCSLLVWKCQ, encoded by the exons ATGGCCGACAAGACCGCGCCACGCTGCCAGCTGAGGTTGGAGTGGGTGCACGGCTACCGAGGTCACCAGTGTCGCAACAACCTGTTCTACACAGCCGGCAAGGAACTGGTTTACTTTGTCGCCGGGGTGGGCGTGGTCTACAACGCCAGAGAGCATGCCCAGAAGTTCTACCTGGGACACaacgatgacatcatcag CCTGGCGCTCCATCCCGACAAAGTCCAAGTGGCAACGGGTCAGGTGGGAAAAGAACCGTACATCTGTGTGTGGGACACGTACGCCATGCAGACGGTCTCCATCTTGCGTGACGTGCACACGCATGGCGTTGCCTGTCTGGCTTTTGATGCTGACGGACAG cGACTGGCCTCGGTGGGTCTCGACGCCAAGAACACCTTGTGTGTGTGGGACTGGAAGAGAGGACGAGTCCTCGCCACAGCGACTGGCCACTCGGACAGA ATTTTCGATGTGGCCTGGGATCTCTTTGTTTCCAGTCGATTGGTCAGCTGCGGCGTCAAACACATCAAG TTCTGGACTTTGTGCGGAAACGCTTTGACTCCCAAGAGAGGAATTTTCGGGAAAACGGGCGACCTTCAGACCATCTTGTGTGTCGCCACCGCCAAGGAGCAGACCACTTACTCGGGCGCGCTCAATGGCGACGTGTACGTGTGGCGAGGGATCTCCCTGGTTAGGACGATACAGGCAGCACACGga GCGGGGATCTTCAGCATGCACGCCTGTGAGGAAGGTTTTGCCACCGGAGGACGAGACGGTTGCGTGCGACTGTGGGACGTCGACTTCAAACCCATCACCAAAATCGACCTTCGAGAAGCCGAGCAGGGATACAAAG GTCTGTCCATCCGCAGCGTCTGCTGGAAGGCCGACCGTATTCTGGCGGGGACGCAGGACAGCGAGATCTTCGAGGTCATGGTCCGGGAGCGGGACAAACCGGTTCTGCTGATGCAGGGTCACAGTGAGGGTGAACTCTGGGCGCTGGACCTCCATCCTAAACAACCTGTCGCTGTCACCGGGAGCGACGACCGCTCCGTCAG GCTGTGGAGTCTTCCGGATCGAACCCTGCTGGCTCGCTGTAACATGGAGGAATCAGTGCGAAGTATTTCCTTCAACAATGACGGATCTCAGCTGGCTTTGGGAATGAAGGACGGCTCCTTCACGGTCCTGCGAGTCAG GGACATGACGGAAGTGGTGCACATCAAGGACCGCAAGGAGGTCATACACGAGCTCAAGTTTTCGCCAGACGGCTCCTTCTTAGCGGTGGGGTCCAATGACGGCGTGGTTGACATCTACGCCGTCGCCCAGCGATTTAAAAAAGTGGGCGAGTGCGGCCATTCCACTTCGTTCATCACCCACCTGGATTGGTCTGTGGATTCCCGTTTCCTGCAAACTAACGACGGTGCTGGAGAACGTCTCTTTTACCGGATGCCAG GTAAAATGCTATCCAAGGAAGAGGCCAAGGGTATCCACTGGATGACGTGGACCGGGGTCCTGGGCCCGGAGGTAAACAGCATCTGGCCCAAATACTCGAACCTCACCAACGTCAACTCTGTGGATGCCAACTACAGCAGCGCCGTGCTGGTGACCGGCGACGACCTCGGTCTTGTTAAACTCTTCAGGTTCCCGTGTCTCAAGAAAG GCGCCAAATTCAAGAAGTACATCGGTCATTCCGCACATGTGACCAACGTTCGATGGTCCAATGACCTGCAGTGGGTCATCAGTACCGGTGGTGCCGATCACGCCGTCTTCCAGTGGCGGTTCCTACCCGAGGGTGTTATGAATGGCGTCCTGGAACCCCTCCTCCAAG AAGGCTATGCGGACTCCAACAGTGGCGACTCGGATTCAGACGTTTCCGACGTGCCGGAGATCGACTCGGACATCGAGCAGGAATCTCAGCACAACTATGAGCGTCAG GTGTACAAGGACGACCTCCCGCAGCTGCGGAGGAAGCTGATTGGTTCCCTAAAGAGGCAGAAAGCTCCGGAGGAGGGGCTTCGCCTGCAGTTTGTTCACGG GTACCGCGGCTTCGACTGTCGTAACAACCTGTTCTACAGTCAGACTGGGGAGGTGGTCTACCATGTGGCCGCCGTGGCGGTGGTCTACAACCGCCTGCAGCACAGTCAGAGGTTCTACCAGGGCCATGATGACGACATCCTCAGCCTCACCGTGCACCCGCTGAAAGACTACGCGGCCACTGCACAG GTGGGCCGGGACCCTGCCATCCACGTCTGGGACATCCCCACTCTGAAATGTCTGTCGCTGCTCAAAGGTCACCACAGCAAAGGAGTTTGTGCGCTCGACTTCACAG CGGATGGTAAGAGTTTGGTGTCCGTTGGAATCGATGAATTTCACTCCATCGTCATCTGGGATTGGAAGAAAGGCGAACGACTTGCTAAAACCAG GGGCCACAAGGACAAGGTTTTTGTGGTGAAGAGTAATCCGTTCAGGATGGACAAGCTGGTGACGTTGGGGATGAAACACATCAAGTTCTGGCAGCACTCGG GCGGTGGTCTGACATTCAAACGTGGGATTTTCGGGAACCTTGGCAAGCAGGAGACAATGATGTCGGCGTGTTACGGTCGCTCGGAGGACTTCGTCTTCTCAGGGGCGACAAATGGCGACGTTTACATCTGGAGAGAGACAACACTTGTGAAGACCGTCAAGGCCCACGACGGTCCCGTGTTTGCCATGTGCTCCCTGGACAAG GGTTTCGTGACAGGCGGGAAAGACGGCGTGGTGGAACTCTGGGATGACATGTTTGAAAGATGCCTGAAGACCTACGCCATCAAGAGGGCGCTTCTATCGCCGTCCTCCAAAG GCCTGCTCCTGGAAGACAACCCGTCCATCAGAGCCATCACTCTGGGTCACGGCCACATTCTGGTTGGGACCAAGAACGGAGAAATTTTGGAGATTGACAAGAGCGGCCCAATGACACTGCTGGTTCAG GGTCACATGGAAGGCGAGGTTTGGGGTTTGGCCACTCACCcgctacttcctgtctgtgccACCGTTGGCGATGACAAAACCCTGCGTATGTGGGAGCTGTCAGCCAATCACCGCATGGTTGCCGTGCGTAAGCTTAAAAAAG GTGGGCGGTGCTGCGCCTTCTCGCCAGATGGCAAAGTGCTAGCGGTGGGCCTGAACGATGGCAGCTTCCTGGTTGTGAACGCCGATACGTTGGAGGACATGGTGACCTTCCATCACCGGCGAGAGCTCATCTCCGACATACGCTTCTCCCAAG ACGCAGGGAAGTACCTGGCCGTGGCGTCGCAGGATTCCTTCGTGGACATCTACAACGTGCTGACCAGCAAGAGAGTCGGTATCTGTAAAGGAGTCGGTAGCTTCATCACTCACGTTGATTGGGACTCCAGAG GAAAACTTCTGCAGATCAACACGGGAAACAAAGAACAACTTTTCTTTGAGGCTCCAAGAGGACGCAAACAGAACATCAGCACGGCCGAG TTTGACAAACTGGACTGGGCCAGCTGGACTTCTGTTTTGGGTCCCACCTGCGAGGGAATATGGCCAACGTATGGATTTGTGAACGCCGCCTCGCTCACCAAAGACCGTAAACTGCTCGCCACCGGGGACGACTTCGGGTATCTGAAGCTTTTCAGCTTCCCGTGCAGG GGTCAGTTTGCCAAATTCAAGAAGTACGTGGCTCACAGCGCCAATGTGACCAATGTCCGCTGGGCCAATGACGACGCCACGTTGCTGTCAGTGGGTGGGGCCGACACGGCGCTCATGATCTGGACCAGAGAGCCTCCAGGTCATAAAGAGAGCAAAGTCGTCGACAGCGAAGAGTCTGACAATGACACAGAGGAGGACGGAG gctATGACAGCGATGTGGCGCGGGAGAAGGCAGTGGACTACGTGACCAAGGTCTACTCCTCCAGCATCAGGAAGATGACAGGAACTAAACCTCACCTGCAGCACAAGGAACTTCCTGTCGATGAGAG ACCTTCAGTGAGTCGCGCAACACCACAGCCTGAAAAACTTCTGAAGAACAACGTGACCAAGATGAAGAAAGCAGTGGAA GAACTTCAATTGGAGCACGTTTTTGGCTACAGAGGATTTGACTGTCGCAATAACCTGCATTACCTCAACGACGGTGCCGACATAATCTTCCACACCGCTGCTGCCGTGGTGATCCAGAACCTGTCTTCCG GAACTCAGAGTTTCTATCTGGAGCACACAGACGACATTCTCTGCCTGACTGTCAACCAGCATCCCAAATACCAAAACGTCATCGCCACGGGGCAGATCG GCTTTGCGCCTTCTATCCACGTGTGGGACGCCATGACCAAGCAGACTCTGTCCATCCTGCGTTGCTCCCATGCTAAAGGTGTGGGCTACGTTAACTTTAGCGCGACTGGGAAGCTTCTGCTGTCTGTAGGGGTGGAACCTGAACATGTGATCACAGTTTGGAGGTGGCAGGAAG GCACCAGGATCACAAGTAAAGGTGGCCACCCTGAACGCATCTTTGTGGTGGAGTTCAGACCAGACTCGGACACCCAGTTTGTGTCGGTGGGAATCAAACACATCAAGTTTTGGACTCTGGTCGGAGGTTCGTTGGTGTACAAGAAAGGTGTGATCGGTTCCGTGGAGGACGGACGCACACAGACCATGTTGTCTGTGGCTTTTGGTGCT AACAACCTGACATTCACCGGTGCCATAAATGGAGACGTGTACGTGTGGCGGGAACACTTCCTGGTCCGGGTGGTGGCAAAGGCGCACAGTGGTCCGGTGTTCACGATGTACACCACGCTCAGGGACGGCCTCATTGTCACCGGTGGAAAAGAACGCCC GACCAAGGAAGGCGGTGCTGTCAAACTCTGGGACCAGGAGATGAAACGATGCCGAGCCTTTCAGTTGGAGACCGGCCAACCAGTGGAGAACGTCCGATCCGTCTGCAGGGGGAAG GGCAAGATCCTGGTAGGAACCAAAGACGGTGAGATCATCGAGGTCGGAGAAAAGAATGCCGCCTCCAACACCATGATCAATGGACACACGCAAGGCGGGATTTGGGGTTTGTCCGCTCACCCTTTTAAGGACGTTTTCATCTCGGCCAGCGATGACGGAACCATCCGTATTTGGGATCTGGCTGATAAG AAACTCCTCAACAAAGTGACTTTGGGACATCCTGCTAAGTGTGTGTCCTACAGTCCAAATGGAGAGATGGTCTCCATCGGAATGGAGAACGGAGAGTTCATCATCCTGCTGGTTAATTCGCTGAGTGTGTGGAGCAAGAAAAGAGACCGGAGCGTCGCAATCCAGGACGTACG CTTTAGCCCGGACAACCGCTTTCTGGCAGTAGGTTCCCTTGAAAGCGCCGTGGACTTCTACGACCTTTCTTTAGGACCGTCGCTCAACCGCATTGGGTACTGCAAAGACATTCCGGGATTCGTAATCCAGATGGACTTCTCCGCTGACAGCAAGCACATTCAG GTGTCCACCAGCACCTACACTCGACAAGTGCATGAAGTTCCTTCAGGGAAGATCGTCACAGAGCCGTTAGCGATTGAGAGGATCACTTGGGCTACCTGGACCAG CATCCTAGGTGACGAGGTTCTCGGGATTTGGCCACGTAACGCCGACAAGGCGGATGTCAACTGCGCCTGCGTATCCCACGCCGGCCTCAACCTGGTGACCGGAGACGACTTCGGACTCATTAAGCTCTTCGACTTCCCGTGCTCGGAAAAATTT GGGAAACACAAACGTTACTTCGGTCATTCTGCTCATGTGACCAACGTCCGCTTCTCCTGCGATGACAAGTTCGTCATCAGCGCCGGTGGAAGCGACTGCAG TTTGCTCGTGTGGAAATGTCAATAA